A window of Bacillus sp. DX3.1 genomic DNA:
ATTTAATTTAAAAGAAGGAGATCAAAAAGAAGCTGTTCGCACTGTCCAAAAATATTTATATCACATAAGGAAAAAGTATAAAGATATTCCTGAAATAAATGTAAATGGAATATTCGACCAGAATACAACAAATGCAGTGAAGAGTTTTCAAAAACATTTCAAACTTCCTGAAAACGGAGTTGTGGATGAACTAACTTGGAATAAGATTACTGATATATATGTATATGTGACAAATCTTCCAGGAATGTTCCCGATTCTACAAGCAGGTAGCCGTGGGGAAAGTGTTAAAATATTACAAATTTTATTAAAGAAATCTGGATTTTATGCAGGAGAGGTAGATGGGGTTTTTGGAGTAGGAACTGACAAATCGGTGAAAGAGTTTCAGAAAATCAAAGGTTTTACTGTTACAGGAGTAGTACGAAAGGAGCTATGGAGAGTTCTTGAAGAGTTGCAGTTTTCTGTAAGGGAGTCGCGAATTTCTTTACCTAACGTAGCAAATAATTCGATGTTTCATGAGACACATGCAAGTTTGAATGGAAATCAACAGAATCCTTCTTCGTTTACAAATGCATCATCTAATTATTCATCTCACACACCATTTATCCCAAATACATCAGTATATCAAAAATCAATATATCCTTATTATGAAAACGGTTATTATCCCTTTTACTAATTAGAATGTTTGTTAAGGGTGTTAATTAATACGTGCAAGGGGTTGGCCAATTAAAATAGTTGTATAGGAAGGAGGAATTATATTGATTGGATATAATCCTTATCAGCCAGATTTAGTAAAACGGTCATTTTATCAAAATCCCCATTTTTATAATGAAGAATATTATAATCACGGTGAAGAATGTTTTTATCGTGCGTCGACAGGTAAGCTAATTGTATCTGTTTATGAAATGAATACAGAAAAGCCAATTAAGGGAGCAAGAGTATCGATTCGTAAGCAAGAAGGACACAGTCCCATTATCACTACACTTCAAACGAATGAAATTGGTCAAACCAATGTCGTTTCTTTACCAGCCCCTCCTAAAGAATATGCCTCAGACCCTCTAGGACCAAAACCTTATGCAGAATATATTCTAACTATTGAAGCACCTAATTATGGAGTCAAAGTAATCCGAGGTGTACAAATTTTTGCGGAAACTACAGCGAGACAAAAAGTTGAAATGGTTCCTATTATTCGGACAGGAAATCAGCAATCTATAAAAATCATTGATATACCTAAACATAAATTAACTGAACAATACCTAGAACGGCAACTTCAGCCACAGTATTCTAGTTCTAGTTGTATTCCTTCGATTTTATATAATGTTAAGATACCGGAGTTTATTATAGTCCATGATGGTGAGCCTCATGCCCAGGCTCCGAGATATAGGGTGACATTTAAAGATTATATAAAAAATGTAGCTGCTTCTGAAATATATCCAACATGGCCGAAAGAAGCTCTGAGGGCCAATATTGTTTGTATGACATCTTTTGCGTTGAACCGTATATGCAGAGGACATTATTTTGTAAGAGGATTTACAATCAGTAGTTCTACTCAATTTGATCAATCTTATAATCATGGCAAAAATACTTTTGCAGAAATAGATGATATAGTTGATGAGGTAATTAATCAGTATATTACCGAACCTTACAGTATTGAACCGTTATTAATTCCATATTGTAGTGGAATAAGAACTTGTCCAATTGGATATTTTAGTAGATGGGGAAGTAAGTATCTTGCCGATCAAGGGAGAGATTATTTGAGTATTATTAGAAGCTATTATCCCGTAGCAGAGATTCGTCTGGCATAATTTGAAGTTAACAGATAAATTTGAGGGGTATATTTTACAAGAGGCTAAGAATAAAAATCTTGGTTCTGGTGCAAAAACCTCAATGCTTCTCTCTACTTTGGACATACTGATACTATCAACTTAAAAAGATGGTTATCAGAAAAAGCTAATCGACTTTTGGGGGAAGCAGTATCAACCAGAAATCATGCTACTCGCAGTTTATTTCGAGATTTTGAAGAAATGCTGGAAGAACGCGATTTATCAATCTCTTATACAATAATTATGCGCTGGATTCATCAATAAGATTTGGAATTAGATAAGTAAATTCATCGCCATCTGAAGAAAATAAATAACTTGTGGCGAGCCGATGAACCATATATTAAAGTAAAAGGAAAGTAGATGTACTTCTACCGTGCCGTAGATTATAAAAGAAACACGTTTGATCTTTACCTCAGTAAAACATGAAAAGACTGCAAAACGCTTTTTAAGTTTTGCAGTCTTTTCATGTTTCTAAGCCACGTGTCATAACAGTTGATAAGAATCCGACGTATCCTGTAGCAATAGAAGAATCAATAAAATCTCATAACATAAATATAGTAATATGTTTTTTGATTTCACTACTACATAAATCCATTTTGATCTTTCGACATATAGCCACGGCTATGGAGAACAACAGGTGACCTGCACTCGTTTTCTCTCTTTGTTTTCACTATGTCTGGGCAGGAAAAGGATCTGACCGCTTCTATGCATGGCCGGATGCTCTTTCCCACCTGAAAAGAAGGGTTTTATGTCGGTTTTTTAATTTGTATTTATATACACAGACTCTTGCAACTGATTCGAAGTAAAGAAGATGTACATAAAGAATGTTCTAATATATGTATGTATAAACATTTATTTTATCGAGATTCTACATAAATGAATACACTATTAAACCTGAAAGGAAGGTTTAACATAAAATGAAACTAGATGGCGTTTTTGAAGGTGGAGGAGTTAGAGGTATTGGACATGTTGGTGCCGTTTGTGCATTAGAAGAAGAAGGGTATGAATGGACACGTTTAGCAGGAACCTCTGCAGGTTCCATTGTTGCTGCACTTCTAGCATGTGGTTACACAGGAAAAGAATTAAAAGAAATCATTGGTAATTTGGATTATACAAAATTTATAAGCAAAACATGGATGCATAATATCCCTCTAATCGGAAGAGGGTTGAGTATCTGCTTTCAAAATGGTTTATATAAAAATGACTATGAAGAAGAATGGATAGAATCTTTATTGCTAAAAAAAGGTTTCCGTTATTTTGATGACCTAGGTAATGATGGGAGATTGAAAATCATTGTTTCAGATATCAGTAATGGAAAAATGGTAGTAATACCTGACGACTTATCACAATATGGACTATCACATAAGGATGTCACGATAGCTCGAGCAGTAAGGATGAGTGGAACCATCCCGTTCTTTTTTCAACCAGTAAAATTAAGGATTCCTAAATCAAAACACCCTTGTTATATTGTAGACGGTGGAATTCTTAGTAATTTTCCTATATGGATTTTTGATGACTATCCAGAATGGCCTACATTTGGATTTCGCTTAGTAAAAGACGAAATTATTGGGAAACCTATTGAGGATGGAAATCCTATCTCTATGTATAAAGCCATGTTTAAAACAATGATGCAAGCCCATGATCTTCGGCATCTTACACCTGAGGCTAATGCACGCACCATCAAAATCTCTACCGGGAAAATTGTAAGTACCAATTTTCGTCTAACTCCTGAAGAAAGAGAAAAACTTTATTTATTTGGTTATCAAGCGGCTAAAAGTTTTATTGAAAAATGGGATTTTGAGGAATATAAGAAGAAATACGCAATTACTAATAACTCTTCAACCTAAAAAGACTTCACACATTGGAGTCTTTTTTATTATAGTGGTTTATATTCAAATACAAACTCTATTCACCGATATTATTTGAAAAATAATTTATTCTTGAAATTTTGGCTACCAATTTAGATGGTCGAATTTTCTGGAATAAAGCGGTATAATGCTTGTAAGTACAATGTATGTAATGATAGAAAAATGTAAGAAAGGATACATAAATAGCTAATATGGATAAAGAGAAACAACAATTAAGCGTTGAAGTTGCAAGGTTATATTACCAATCTGATTATAGCCAACAAGAAATTGCTAATAAGCTGAATATCTCGAGACCAACAATTTCAAGATTGTTAAAGTATGCGAAAGAAAAAGGGTTTGTTCAAATCAATATAGCTGATCCGTTTGCTGATTTAGATAATGTTGGAAACCTACTTAAAGAAAAATATAATTTATTAGAAGCACATGTCGTATTTTCTCCGGTACCAGAGTATGCGACTATTACGGAATATATTAGTAAATATGCTGCTGAATATATGGAGAAGACTGTTTCAAATGGTGATATCGTAGGGGTGAGTTGGGGGACGACAATGTATGAAATCGCCAGAAAAATTATACCTCAGCATGTAAAAGGGGTAGAGGTTGTCCAATTAAAAGGGGGCATTAGTCATTCAAGTGTAAATACATATGCGAATGAAACAATTGCTTTATTTGCAGATGCCTTTCAAACGACACCACGAAATCTACCACTTCCAGTTATATTTGATAATGCAGTGACAAAGGAATTAGTGGAACAGGATAGACATATCCATCATATTATCGCAATGGGAAAACAAGCGAACATTGCGATTTTCACGGTCGGAACTGTTCGAGATGAAGCGTTATTATTCCGATTAGGTTATTTGGATAAGGAAGAAATGAGCTTATTGAAAAAACAAGCGGTCGGTGACATTTGTTCACGCTTCTTTGATGGAGACGGCAATATTTGTAGCGAAGAAATTAATCAGCGTACAATTGGAATTGATTTAGAGGAACTAAGGTTAAAAAAACGTTCTGTTCTCGTTGCTGGAGGTTCTAGAAAAGTGAAGGCAATTGATGGCGCGTTAAGCGGCGAATATGCGAATGTGTTGATTATAGATCAGCATACTGCAAAAGAGTTGTTACATTATCAAAAAGGGTAAAATAAAAGGCTCTCTCAAAATAATACTTTTGAGAGAGCCTTTTTGAATATATCGTTTATTTTAGTATGAGTAAATCAGGGTATAGTACCTTGTATAGTATTTATAAGAAACACTCTTCGATTGATCTCCTTTTTCAAAAGTTAGGGAGTTAGCCATTATATCTCTTTCCACAAAAGTCCAACCATCTTCCTCTATCATATTGATAAACGGTTCCATTTTCCCGCGCCTTACTAAGTAAGGATATTCATTATCTGTTGGTTCTACTGCTACCATTTCTTTATCTTGAATAACCATTTTTGAAATAGCTATAGCAAATGGTATTGGGTTCCCTTCTTGGAAAATTACTTCTCTTTTTTGAAAGGCAAATATAGATAGTGCCATGCATAGTAGTAATGCCAGTATAAAGGGTTTCGATTTTAGCACATGACTCACATCCTTTGGTTCCCAGTTTATACTACAAATTAAGATTCGTTTTATTGGGGATAAATTCCTTTTTAAAAAACTTTGAACAAAATTTCAAAAGTATGTTTACATTTGTTCAAAGTAGAGTTAGAATGAAGTTGTTAAAAGATATGAGGAGTGAAGATAATGAACATTGCAAAGTTAATTGATCATACAGTTTTGAAACCGAATACTACGAAAGAAGATGTAATGAAAGTTTTAGAGGAAGCAAAGAAATATAATTTCGCTTCGGTTTGTATTAATCCTACATGGGTAAAATTAGCTGCTGAAGAACTAGCAGGACATGACGTGGATGTTTGTACAGTTATTGGATTCCCTTTAGGTGCGAATACGACTGAAACAAAAGTATTCGAAACAAAAGATGTAATTGCAAAAGGTGCAACTGAAGTAGACATGGTAATTAATGTCGGTGCTTTAAAAGATGGCGATAATGAATTTGTTGAAAAAGATATTCGTGAAGTTGTACAAGCTGCAAAAGGAAAGGCACTTGTAAAAGTTATTATTGAAACTTGTTTATTAACAGATGAAGAAAAAGTTCGTGCATGTCAATTATCTGTAAAAGCTGGTGCTGACTTTGTGAAAACTTCAACTGGATTCTCAACTGGTGGAGCAACTGCTGAAGATATCGCATTAATGCGCAAAACTGTTGGAGAAAACGTTGGCGTGAAAGCATCTGGTGGTGTACGTACACGAGAAGATGCAGAGAAAATGGTTGAAGCTGGTGCTTCTAGAGTTGGAGCAAGCGCTAGTGTTGCAATCGTATTAAATGACGAAAAAGGCGCTTCAGATAATTACTAATCAATAAAAAGTTAGAAGCAATAGATACACGAATTGTTGAATAGGCATAGTGTATCTATTGCTTTAACACTTGGAAAATATGTAAGCGGATACGAAGAGGAGGGGGAATTTTATGAAATATTTAATAGGGATCATAGGATTGGTAATCACTTTAGGTATTGCATGGCTTGCTAGTAATAATAGAAGAAAAGTGAAATATCGACCTATCGTAACGATGATTGTACTTCAGTTTATTTTAGGTTTTTTACTATTAAATACAAGTATCGGGAACATACTAATTGGCGGGATCGCAGATGGTTTTGGACAATTGTTAAAGTATGCTGGCGATGGTGTTAATTTTGTATTTGGCGGTTTGGTGAATCAAAAAGAATTTTCATTCTTTTTAGGGGTATTAATGCCAATTGTTTTTATATCAGCTTTAATTGGTATTTTACAGCATATTAAGGTTTTACCATTCATTGTGAAATACATTGGTCTGGTTTTAAGTAAAGTAAATGGGATGGGGAAACTTGAATCATATAACGCTGTAGCTTCAGCAATTTTAGGGCAATCAGAAGTATTTATTTCGGTTAAAAAACAGCTAGGGTTACTATCGGAAAGAAGATTATATACATTATGTGCGTCTGCAATGTCAACGGTTTCCATGTCCATAGTTGGATCATATATGGTGTTATTAAAGCCGCAATACGTTGTAACCGCTTTAGTGCTGAACTTATTTGGTGGTTTTATTATAGCTTCTATTATTAATCCTTATGAGGTTACTGAAGAAGAAGACATGTTAGAAGTACAAGAAGAAGAGAAAAAGACCTTTTTTGAAGTATTAGGGGAATATATAATAGATGGCTTTAAAGTTGCTATTACAGTAGCCGCTATGCTAATTGGATTCGTTGCTCTTATAGCTTTCATTAATGCTGTGTTTAAAGGGGTAATCGGCATCTCATTCCAAGAAATTCTTGGCTATGTATTTGCGCCATTTGCATTTATTATGGGGGTTCCTTGGCATGAAGCTGTTAACGCTGGTAACATCATGGCGACGAAACTTGTATCAAATGAATTTGTGGCTATGACAAATTTAGCACAAGGAAACTTTAATTTCTCAGGAAGAACGACTGCGATCATATCAGTGTTCCTTGTTTCATTCGCAAACTTCTCTTCAATAGGAATTATCGCTGGTGCTGTTAAGAGCTTGAATGAAAAACAAGGGAATGTAGTAGCAAGATTTGGTTTGAAACTACTTTTCGGAGCAACTTTAGTAAGCTTTTTATCCGCAACAATTGTTGGATTAATATACTGAGAGTTTAAGAGGTTTACTATAGAGAGTCTCTCTATAAACCAAAAAATAAAAATGAAAAGGATCGGTGATTAAAATGAGAATGGTAGACATTATTGCAAAAAAACGTGATGGAAAAGAACTAACAACAGAGGAAATTGGGTTTTTTATTAAAGGGTATACAGACGGAACAATACCTGATTATCAAGTAAGTGCACTTGCAATGGCTATTTTCTTCCAAGATATGTCCGACCGTGAACGTGCCGATTTAACGATGGCTATGGTTGAGTCTGGAGAAACGATTGATTTATCAGAGATTGAAGGGATTAAAGTAGATAAACATTCAACCGGTGGAGTTGGTGATACAACAACATTAGTTTTAGGACCATTGGTAGCCGCTTTAGATGTACCAGTTGCAAAAATGTCTGGTCGGGGTCTAGGCCATACAGGTGGCACGATTGATAAATTAGAAGCAGTAGAAGGGTTCCATGTTGAAATTACGAAAGAGCAATTCATTGACATTGTAAACCGCGATAAGGTTGCAGTTATTGGGCAAACTGGCAATTTAACACCTGCCGATAAAAAGATATATGCACTACGTGATGTTACCGGAACTGTAAATTCGATCCCATTAATTGCAAGTTCTATTATGAGTAAAAAAATTGCAGCTGGTGCTGATGCAATTTTACTTGATGTTAAGACGGGTGCAGGCGCATTCATGAAAACGGAAGAAGATGCGAAAGAATTAGCACATGCAATGGTACGAATCGGAAATAATGTTGGACGTCAAACAATGGCTGTTATTTCAGATATGTCGCAACCTCTTGGTTTTGCAATTGGTAATGCTCTTGAAGTAAAAGAAGCGATTGATACATTAAAAGGAGAAGGTCCAGAAGATTTAACGGAATTGGTGCTTGTATTAGGAAGTCAAATGGTCGTACTTGCTAAAAAAGCGAATACGTTAGAAGAAGCGCGTGAAATGTTGAAAGAAGTTATGAAAAATGGAAAAGCAATTGAAAAATTCAAAGAGTTCTTGAGTAATCAAGGTGGGGATAGCTCGATTGTAGATCATCCGGAAAAATTACCGCAAGCGAAATATGTAATTGATGTGCCAGCAAAAACTTCAGGTGTTGTTTCCAACATTGTGGCAGACGAGATTGGCATTGCTGCCATGCTTCTAGGAGCAGGTCGTGCAACAAAAGAGGACGAAATTGATTTAGCTGTTGGCTTAATGTTACGTAAAAAAGTTGGCGAAGCTGTAAAAGAAGGGGAACCATTCGTTACGATTTATGCAAATCGTGAAAATGTTGAAGATGTAAAAGCTAAAATTTATGAAAACATTTCTATATCAGATAAAGCTGAAGCACCTAAATTAATTCATACTATTATAACTGATTAATGTTTAGTAGAATTGAATATACTCTGAGGAGGAAATGATATGGATAAAGAAAAATATTTTGAAGAAGCTACAAAGATGTTATCGAAAGCTTACATTCCGTATTCCAAATTCCCTGTTGGAGCGGCACTAGTTACGAAAGATGGTAAAATTTATACAGGTTGCAACATAGAAAATGCTTCTTACGGTTTATGTAATTGTGCTGAAAGAACAGCCATATTCAAAGCAGTGTCAGAAGGAGAACGTGATTTTAGTTATTTAGTAATAACAGGTGAAACAGATGGACCCATTTCACCATGCGGAGCATGTAGACAAGTCATTGCAGAATTTTGTGGTCCACAAATGCCAGTTTTATTGACAAATCAAAAAGGCGATGAAAAAGAAGTAACGGTTGAACAATTGCTACCAGGT
This region includes:
- a CDS encoding SpoIID/LytB domain-containing protein translates to MIGYNPYQPDLVKRSFYQNPHFYNEEYYNHGEECFYRASTGKLIVSVYEMNTEKPIKGARVSIRKQEGHSPIITTLQTNEIGQTNVVSLPAPPKEYASDPLGPKPYAEYILTIEAPNYGVKVIRGVQIFAETTARQKVEMVPIIRTGNQQSIKIIDIPKHKLTEQYLERQLQPQYSSSSCIPSILYNVKIPEFIIVHDGEPHAQAPRYRVTFKDYIKNVAASEIYPTWPKEALRANIVCMTSFALNRICRGHYFVRGFTISSSTQFDQSYNHGKNTFAEIDDIVDEVINQYITEPYSIEPLLIPYCSGIRTCPIGYFSRWGSKYLADQGRDYLSIIRSYYPVAEIRLA
- a CDS encoding patatin-like phospholipase family protein: MKLDGVFEGGGVRGIGHVGAVCALEEEGYEWTRLAGTSAGSIVAALLACGYTGKELKEIIGNLDYTKFISKTWMHNIPLIGRGLSICFQNGLYKNDYEEEWIESLLLKKGFRYFDDLGNDGRLKIIVSDISNGKMVVIPDDLSQYGLSHKDVTIARAVRMSGTIPFFFQPVKLRIPKSKHPCYIVDGGILSNFPIWIFDDYPEWPTFGFRLVKDEIIGKPIEDGNPISMYKAMFKTMMQAHDLRHLTPEANARTIKISTGKIVSTNFRLTPEEREKLYLFGYQAAKSFIEKWDFEEYKKKYAITNNSST
- a CDS encoding sugar-binding transcriptional regulator → MDKEKQQLSVEVARLYYQSDYSQQEIANKLNISRPTISRLLKYAKEKGFVQINIADPFADLDNVGNLLKEKYNLLEAHVVFSPVPEYATITEYISKYAAEYMEKTVSNGDIVGVSWGTTMYEIARKIIPQHVKGVEVVQLKGGISHSSVNTYANETIALFADAFQTTPRNLPLPVIFDNAVTKELVEQDRHIHHIIAMGKQANIAIFTVGTVRDEALLFRLGYLDKEEMSLLKKQAVGDICSRFFDGDGNICSEEINQRTIGIDLEELRLKKRSVLVAGGSRKVKAIDGALSGEYANVLIIDQHTAKELLHYQKG
- the deoC gene encoding deoxyribose-phosphate aldolase: MNIAKLIDHTVLKPNTTKEDVMKVLEEAKKYNFASVCINPTWVKLAAEELAGHDVDVCTVIGFPLGANTTETKVFETKDVIAKGATEVDMVINVGALKDGDNEFVEKDIREVVQAAKGKALVKVIIETCLLTDEEKVRACQLSVKAGADFVKTSTGFSTGGATAEDIALMRKTVGENVGVKASGGVRTREDAEKMVEAGASRVGASASVAIVLNDEKGASDNY
- a CDS encoding NupC/NupG family nucleoside CNT transporter — protein: MKYLIGIIGLVITLGIAWLASNNRRKVKYRPIVTMIVLQFILGFLLLNTSIGNILIGGIADGFGQLLKYAGDGVNFVFGGLVNQKEFSFFLGVLMPIVFISALIGILQHIKVLPFIVKYIGLVLSKVNGMGKLESYNAVASAILGQSEVFISVKKQLGLLSERRLYTLCASAMSTVSMSIVGSYMVLLKPQYVVTALVLNLFGGFIIASIINPYEVTEEEDMLEVQEEEKKTFFEVLGEYIIDGFKVAITVAAMLIGFVALIAFINAVFKGVIGISFQEILGYVFAPFAFIMGVPWHEAVNAGNIMATKLVSNEFVAMTNLAQGNFNFSGRTTAIISVFLVSFANFSSIGIIAGAVKSLNEKQGNVVARFGLKLLFGATLVSFLSATIVGLIY
- a CDS encoding pyrimidine-nucleoside phosphorylase produces the protein MRMVDIIAKKRDGKELTTEEIGFFIKGYTDGTIPDYQVSALAMAIFFQDMSDRERADLTMAMVESGETIDLSEIEGIKVDKHSTGGVGDTTTLVLGPLVAALDVPVAKMSGRGLGHTGGTIDKLEAVEGFHVEITKEQFIDIVNRDKVAVIGQTGNLTPADKKIYALRDVTGTVNSIPLIASSIMSKKIAAGADAILLDVKTGAGAFMKTEEDAKELAHAMVRIGNNVGRQTMAVISDMSQPLGFAIGNALEVKEAIDTLKGEGPEDLTELVLVLGSQMVVLAKKANTLEEAREMLKEVMKNGKAIEKFKEFLSNQGGDSSIVDHPEKLPQAKYVIDVPAKTSGVVSNIVADEIGIAAMLLGAGRATKEDEIDLAVGLMLRKKVGEAVKEGEPFVTIYANRENVEDVKAKIYENISISDKAEAPKLIHTIITD
- a CDS encoding cytidine deaminase, encoding MDKEKYFEEATKMLSKAYIPYSKFPVGAALVTKDGKIYTGCNIENASYGLCNCAERTAIFKAVSEGERDFSYLVITGETDGPISPCGACRQVIAEFCGPQMPVLLTNQKGDEKEVTVEQLLPGAFSIDDLI